The Myxocyprinus asiaticus isolate MX2 ecotype Aquarium Trade chromosome 6, UBuf_Myxa_2, whole genome shotgun sequence region CCATCCTTGAGTCTTAAATTCACAATTCATGGGCACTTATTAGATTAGCAACTCAATATTACTTTGACTCTCCCATTGAGAATGAAATTACATTGTGTTGTATCTATAATCAGTCACTCTGTTTAACAGGTCATGCAGGGTGCAGCCACTTGCTTCTATGCCTTTATAGGATTTGACATCATAGCCACAACCGGAGAGGAAGCCAAGAGTCCAAACACCTCCATCCCCTACGCCATCACTGCCTCTCTGGTCACTTGCCTCACTGCCTATGTCTCTGTAAGTACAGGCATAATGTGAATTGTTAACCACTATATGTACACTAAGTTTGGGGTTCTGCTATCCATATATAATAGACTGTTGTATATAATCGATatcccaaaaaaataaagaacTCACCATGATTGTTGCATTTCCTTTAATTCCTGTGAAAGAGTCTTTTGGTGTGGTAAAGATTTTGAATGAGATAAATGActgaagttcaggcatgaaactctacacggtacaagctgataggttctttgaacttgtctGTTATCCAGTTGACTCACATGGTGTAGGTGATAGATAGGCTAAGTCACTGtttaaataagctctgggctttcctgattcaggtacacattatgagtcaggtcactagcCGTTTAATCCATTTGGCCAAGCTGGCTCAGGCAAACATAAAGATTTAGTTCATTAGCGTTACGCCATTCGGCCAAGCTGGCCAAGTTGGCCAAGACACACTTAGCTAGCATACACTCAGTGCATGTGGTCCTTTgaagcagcagcagtacacaagtagATCTTCTTGGTTGGGAGGTTGTGCTTTTTGGGGGgagcagcatgtcctacatgctcgatgcagcgtatcttaataatagtaaagtcatcaaaactatggaataacataaatggaactatgggaattatgttgtgactaaacaaaatccaaaataaatcaaaacgtcctggttactttcgtaacctccgttccctgatggagggaacgagacgttgtgtcgatatagtgacactagaggtcactcttggaagccccaaacaccactgctttttttgaaaaaaggccagtgagaattggcgagtataaaaggagctggtatgcaaccactcattcaggttttgtgctgaggagccgagaccaggtcccggccatttcagtgggtagttcagtgttgtggcaagagggacacaacatctcgttccctccatcagggaacggaggttacgaaagtaaccaggatgttccctatttgtcactcacgcaacgttgtgttgatgtagtgacactaggggtccctatacaaaacggcacaactagctgaactgtgttgcgtgaactggcagtgtgtgatgggcagactgctgtgtgcctcgtagccagaatgccaggccgtcacgtaacctcccccaatgctcttatgagcgtcgaacggtccatcggggaacaagtcgactgcccaactataagGACAGggtagcccagccaaggcctcttttccctcttttttctccccaaaaagagtggaattttgttaatggACTGGGCTCCACgagtgtccacgtcgggggggtgtcactcccaaggggaagacaccgtggagaccacaccctgcccagagaaggggggggggggttacttcaagtggaaatacatcacatggtcttaccgagtcttgtcggaagtatgtcatgtggagagtcgcatggtaggtcctacccaaggggggaggagtttctacaagcatggcgacaggagcagagggccctctgctcaaggaagacgtgttttaccaagagggaaatgaTTTTacagaagatataacacatggggttacctatggggaaccaccacatgcggagcacctacctcagtacagggccttaccagcgcacttactgagccggcagtgagtttctccgcaaactcgactgccacagggctaaggaggaagtcatccagggatcacagtctgtgaacactactgggagtcaagagcgcacgtcttcccctcaagggaggggaaaggcgttatgtgcaagcggtacacccggccagctgtcccagaacttacctgcttgtgcctgccactacacgggacgaaaccgactcaacccagagattgtagaacctcgcaaaggtgttggccgttgcccagcccgctgctctgcagatgtctgccaaagaggcgccactggccagggcccaggaggccgccacactcctggtagagtgggcttgtaaccctgcagggggtggcacatcctgagcttgatatgccatagtgatggtgtcaatgacccagtgggcgatcctctgtttggagacagcgcttcctttccgctgtccgccaaagcagacaaagagctgctctgcgtgtctaaagctctgcgtgtgatccaaatagatgcataaagctcgcaccggacacagcaatgccaaggctgggtctggctcctcctggggcagcgcttgcaggttcaccacctgatccctaaaaggggtcgtgggaaccttgggcacatagcccagtcagggtctcagggtcacgtgagagtaacccggaccgaactccaggcacgattcgctgacagagaatgcttgcaggtctcctaccctcttgatggaagtgagcacagtcaggagggcagtcttgaaagagagtgccttatgctcagctgactccaagggctccgtagaccctgaaggactacagaaagGTCCGAAgggggaacgaggtgcggtctagaggggttcaacctcctaccgcctctcaggaacctgatgatcaagtcgtgcttccccaagtacttaccatctactccatcatgatgagccgaaatagcggctacatacaccttcaaggtggagggggacagccgcccctccaacctctcctgcaggaaggaaagcatcgaTCTGACTGCGcaactctgggggtcttcccgttgggaagaataccacttagcgaacagatgccacttcaaggcatacaggtgccatgtagagggagccctagcctgagtgatcatgtctaccaccgcgggcggtaggccacttaagtcctccgccTCCCATCCAatggccagacatggagattccagaggtctggtcgcgggtgccagatggtgaccgtccctgagaaagaaggtccttcctcaggggaattcaccgggagggggggctgtcacgaggagtgtgagatccgagaaccatgtctgggtgggccagtagggtgctaccaggatgacttgctcttcgtcctccctgaccttgcacagggtctgtgcacgtaggctcactgggggaaacgcatacttgcgtggtccagggtgccagctgtgtgccaacgcgtctataccgagaggtgcctcggtcagggcgaacaaaagcgggcagtgggaggattcccgggaagcaaacaggtctacctgtgctcgaccgaatcgactccaaatcagctggaccacctgagggtggagtctccactctcccctgagggtaacctgacgtgacagcgcgtctgctgcggtgttgaggtcgcccgggatgtgagtggctcatagggacttgaggcactgctgactccagaggaggaaacggcgggcgagttgtgacatgcaatgggagtgtagactgccttggtggttgatgtaagctaccgtcactgtgttgtccatccggaccaacacatgcttgccatggatcaacagccgaaacctccgcaaggtgAGCAGttctgccaacaactctaggcagttgatgtgccaacgcagccgtgggccagtccaagagccggcggctgtgtgcccattgcatactgtgccccagcccatcttggaggtgtctgttgtaaccacgacacgcctggagacctgctctaggggaaccctgcccatagaaattccaggtcggtccaagggctgaagaggcggcgacagaccagcgtgatggtcacgcgatgtgtcctgcggcgccatgcccatctcgggactcaagtctgaagccagtgctgaagcggtctcaaatgcatcaacccgagcagtgtggccgccgctgaggattccatatgccacaggagcctctgaaagtgtttcagtggaaccgctgttctccgtctgaacgccttcagacagttcagcaccgactgtgcgtactcgttcgtgaggcacgctgtcatcgagactgagtccaactctagaccgagaaaagagatgctctgaaccggggagagcttgctcttttcccagttgacccgaagccccagtagGCTGAGGtaccggagcacgaggtccctgtgtgcacacagcaactcctgagagtgagctaagatcagccagtcatcgagatagttgagaatgcggatgcccacttcccttagcggggcaagggctgcctctgaagatgcgaggggacaaggacaggccgaaggggaggaccttgtactggtacgcctggccctcaaaggcaaaccacaggaagggtctgtgtcgaggtaggaccgagacgtggaagtacgagTCCtccaggtctactgccgtgaaccaatctagatgtaggacgctcgctagaatgcgtttttgtgtcagcatcgtGAATGGGAggctgtgcaaagcccggttcagtactcgcaggtccaggattggtcgcaacccaccgcctttctttggtacgatgaagtaagggctgtagaaccctttcttcatctcggctgtagggacaggttctatcgtgcccttgcgcagaagggtagcgatccctgcacacaaggtagcggcattctcgcccttcactgaggtgaagcggacaccgctgaacctgggcgggcgcctggcgaactgaattgcgtagccaagtcgtacggtccaggtcagccagcgcgacgggttggaaagcgcgagccatgcacccaaactccgggcgagggggaccaagggaatgatcacgtcagacgtaccgacgggtggggcctcgcggcggggcggagctcgaggtgccacatcgaggggactcgagcctcgtggctgtgctgagtccagggacatcgaagcacttacctggctcctgccgcccaccataagattggttgaggagggggaggaggaatcttgtccccgtagtccactggaaccaatcccgtgtggttGTGTTTGTgacacagctgggtgcacaggggcggggggtccgccgctggagcgccatacctgccaaaatgggatggtggacgtgacgacggccatgctcaccagatatgtgacccaggagacaagggaaccattattttgtcaggcttttgggtgccgcaacctcctgggcatgcagcgacaaaagattctcctcctggccctccaccgggggatggagtggtctgtcgaccagccccagagaagtggatctcctcatccctggatcgcccatctcgggggcacttcaaagccttcctcgggttcttagtggccggccacgagatgggtggcatctgcttcctgcggagggctctaCACCGGAGCCAGGCCACGGGAGCCAGTATTGTtactgcaggaggacacccttggtgacaagcagacagggtgcggtgtcttaagccatgccggggcaggatatgttgtaaaacctccgtctgcttcttcaccgctgagaactgctgggcaaagtcctcgacggcgtcgccaaacaggccaaccttggaaatgggggcgtcaaggaaccgtgccttgtccgcttctcccatctcgaccaaattgagccaaaggtggtgctcctggaccaccagggtggacattgcctgcccgagataccgcgccgtgaccttcgtcgcccggagagcgaggtcagtcaccgagcgcagttcctgcatcaatcccggggtcagaactaccctcgtgcagttcttttagcgccttggcttggtgtacatgcaggagagccatggcgtgcagggcggaggtggcttgaccagtggcaccataggctctagccatcagggacgacgtaaacctacaggaggaagccgagccgaagcctcagtgtcagactggatgagcccgctctccaatgctgcgctcgataactcattgtcttccggagCTCTGAACGAGAAGATGAACTCACGCTGAGACGAGCtgccggtctcgtgcgagagcccgattggggcaagcgagcgtgctggggaatgggaggcctGTGGgtggatacccggcagaggtggtcccattgatgtccccaaatcgaccccagtgctaactgacgcggcctcaaacccgtaggtagaaggaccggtgcggggagccgctggggtggctcgctttcttacgaaagcaagccgcaaccgcaacgttgccatggtcatgttcttgcaatgaggacatgactcatccacgaacgatgtctccgcatgggcagcacccagacacgtaagacagcgatcatggccgtcggaagcggagagataacgaccgcaaccaggaataacacacaaacggaaaggcatctttaaaaagacgcatctttaaaaagacgttccgtgtgtgccactctttcagaaagaaaatatactcttttagaatagactcttttaaatgttctgccgaagcacccaggggcgttctctgcaaaccacagatgcagagggggagaagccgccgaaatgcgccgtaagatccagcagagagaggtgaatgaactcggcgaatgaattcagctcaatgaatagaaccgctcggctccaaagagaaaatctgaatgagcggttgcataccaactccttttatacccgtatgtccaggggagtgacatgcaaattccactcgccaattctcattggccttttttcaaaaaagcagaggtgtttggggctcccaagagtgacccctagtgtcactacatcaacacaatgtcgagtgagtgacagatagggaactgtgttatattttagcatcttcaaagtagttaccctttgcctagaatttgcagacctatactcttgacattttcacaaccaacttcttgaggtatcaccctgggatgctttttaaacagtactgaagtatTATTGAAGTATTattggcttgtaacgcaacttaaaaaattagcccttcccggacttcctaggttgcctattaaagcctgtagactgattttcatgtgaagggagtgggtcgcttgtgccgggaaaatccaaaggatgtgacgtttatgcgcactcccgagagccttgccacagacagtaatagcttctcttccactattcaacagcgacaacaaactgcaacactaggtaatgttatctcagagatggaatccagcaaacgtctggctcccagcacaacaccgactcctacacaaactctgagtaagccaaaaaacaaaacaaaacaaaaaaaaacaacaaaaaaacatttatctactgaatcctgtctggctaagcgggaacatgatcgtggtcgagcgaaaactagagtgaacattggcagggcatttgattcctggagggaccttcattcggttttggggatcaaaaccgaccctgaattggcattcttcttattgaacaggtaagcttacataactgcaaagcaagtgaaaaatagtgccctaaggattgatctgtgtaattttatctaacttgatcttgcctgctaacgctaaCGAATTttaagctaccttgcttcgtaactttcaaataatttcaacgatcttctctttatactaaaagtcaggtatacaggataaatttaagcaaatacgctggtttcttattcgtagtacaacatatgacatacaaaacatacaatagtgcaacattttggtgtagttcggtagtatgtagctgtatgtgtggaacagtatgctatgttagctgataagcagttttagtttagtctcaaagattgtaataaaacaatcataactgtgtaattttaattatgctacctcatctgtcagcatgatgccagtggatcacgttcagtctctttgtatgttatgtcactgttttggctgatgctcaaACGCTTGCGTccttatggagtgtgtgcacaaccgcgagcgcgagcaacaggtagctggctgcagttcacttaacggccacaggtgtcattaataacaagggtttctgaatcttacatactacaCCTTTAAGCtatctgaatgtattaaatttcTTCTCTTTATCACCTTGCAAGGCTGTCTATCTGTTGGGGGTTGTCATAGTAACGCTATGGGTTTTAACTCACCAACATGCATCTTTCTGCATTTCAACACAgtattctatatatttttttgtatttgtatttgtatttaaattttattgaTGTATATTACTCTGTTTTCTTCTATAAGATCATCTTTTCATTCTCCATACACTCACCTCATTCTCACCTCTGTTTTGGTTTTAGCTGGAACAGAATTGCCATTACCAAAATGGCTCCTCATTTTCACAAATACAGGACTGTATGATGAGAAGCAAACGTGCTAATTAACAGAATTGACTCCTCCATATctaattttgcttttttattgcAAGGACTAATTTTAGTGTTTGCATGTAAATGAGTGTTTATGTTAGAGATTTTTAAAGGATCGAAATtttctaatatatttataaacacacactttggctctgtctctctcacaggTCAGTGTGATCCTCACCCTAATGGTCCCCTACACTGAAATTGATACAGATGCTCCACTGATGGAAATGTTTTCTCTACATGGCTTTCAAACTGCCAAATACATAGTGGCCATCGGCTCCATTGCCGGACTTACAGTCAGTTTGTTGGGCTCTCTGTTCCCACTACCGAGAGTCATCTACGCCATGGCAGGAGATGGTTTGCTTTTcaggtaattaaaaaataatcaccCACAAAGAAGAGTTCCACAAGTTCATGTTACTATCCATGATGGTCTGTAATGATTATATTTtcaatatacagtggggtccaataatccatattgaaaatctgtgattcaaaatgtaatttaaatgtgaaaatgaactgaaagttttagaattttatcaaagaaaagatgaagtatgtaactttttctgtgttaaaatactttctcctattccagcttaatatgcagagacagctataagtaagccattaattggttaattttcttgaaaactgtaagcactgtgtttctgtggcactatgaaaattcctctgttttgagCAAACCGTTCAGACcagccccaacaatgttactcaaccaatggtgtgagttgggggtgggactatctctttatTTGAGCAACGGGAGATGGGGTggggggttaggttagggttaggtgaagGAAAAAACAATAGTTATTTATAGCCCCACGTATGTATAGAGGTGCACTCAAATCCAAactaggttaggttagggttagggttagattaaCATTGATCATTAGGTTTTGTatagtccatgccagctcgagtgaattctgtcattaaagcataaaGGAAACATTCCAAATACCAAGTAATTCTGaaaattttaaattacatttttcactcaaattgttaggctgataatatattttgtaatgtaaATTTTTCAAGTGGTCTCAGACAGTAAGAGAACTGAGCTCCTACCAtcatgcagtgacaaaagaaatAGAATGTAATGCCCTGCCATTTTAAATCAATGCCCACATATTGCATCTCTCATTGAGActtaacattttctttacaaaattaatgtttggatGATAGGTATCAGATTAGACCAGATGAGCTGTCATGAAGTTGTCATCTGCACATCTGATGACAGCTGTATGTTGCAGGTTCCTGGCCAATGTGAGCACATACACAGAGACTCCAGCAGTGGCCTGTGTAGTATCAGGGTTTCTCTCAGCTCTGCTGGCTTTGCTCGTCAGTCTGAGGGACCTGATTGAGATGATGTCCATTGGCACCTTGCTAGCCTACACGCTAGTATCAGTGTGTGTGCTCCTGCTGCGTTACCAGCCTGAAGGAGACATCCATGGCTTTGTCAATTTCCTCTCAGAGCAGAATGCCAAGCGTAAAGAGGGCGTGTTGGCTGAGTGTGAGAAGGAAGCCTGCTCACCGGTCAGTGAGGGTGATGATTATGGAGGACCTCCATCCAACACCTGTGGAGCAAAGAACCTCCCATCCCTGAGTGACAATGAGATGCTGATTGGTAAGCCTGACAAGTCCATCTACACTGCCAGTCACCCCAACTATGGTACCGTGGACATGTCCTCAGGCATTGAATCGGATGAGACAGATAGTGTGTACCTGTTAAAGCTAAAGAAGCTGCTGGGGCCACGCTACTACACCATGCGCATTCGTCTTGGCCTACCGGGCAAGATGGACCGGCCCACTGTGGCCACCGGGCGTATTGTCACCCGCTGCGTCATCCTGCTCTTCGTCCTCATATTCTGTTTCTGCTCCCTCATCATCTTTGGGTCAAGTCAGATAGCAGAGGGTCAATGGTGGGCTGTGCTACTGCTGGTGGTGCTAATGCTGGTCATCACGCTCTTGATCTTTATCATCATTCAGCAGCCTGAGAACCCCAAGCGTCTGCCGTACATGGCCCCCTGCGTACCCTTTGTCCCAGCCTCCGCTATGCTGGTAAACGTTTACCTGATGCTCAAGCTCTCCAGCATCACATGGATCCGTTTTGGTGTATGGTGCTTTGTGGGTGAGTTTTTGCATCATACTAAATAGAAAAGTTGAAAACTATCAAAATGGACTTATTAATGgtccataattattatttttatttatttttttcagtctgCAATGTATTACAagatgtaaaggaatagttcacccaaaaatttaaattctgtcattttttaatcactatcatgttgttttaaacccgaATGCTATTActttttctttggaacacaaaaggagaattcgGAAGAATCTTTATGCAGAATCTTAATGTTTTATGCAGTTATTGTTTTCAATACAATAACtgaacaaatcattattttgagctggttcttttcaaTCAACCcattgatccagttcacaaatcAAATTGAATGAATCATTTACGAATCGGACTGAGCCGGAACTCAATGAACTGGTCGCAACAACTCTCGAGTTAACAGCTCATTGGAGGGGAAAATTATTAACAACTTAAAATTCAGACAGTTCCTCAAATAAAATGATTGTGCTTCAGAATACTTAGAATATACCAAACAAGTCATATAGACTacatttattgtgctttttgatgtgtgcatgtgtgcatgtgcgagtgtgtgtgtgtgtgtatgtgcgcgtgtgagtgtgtgtgtcatttttgaAGCTTAACAGACATGGTCACATGGTCACACAGTTGTTATGTGGAAAAGAGATGTTTGAAAATTCTTcagatttctccttttgtgttctatgggggaaaaaatataatcatatgggtttagaacaacatgatgggtgagtaaataataatagaattttcatgaaagacaaatttaaatataaaacactTGCGTACAataggtctaaaaaaaaaaatttaaaacgacGATCAATATCCTTTACTTATTCTGAGACTTACATTTGTGCATTCCCTCATGCATGTGTGCACTGTGTGTGTTGTTTCTTTGTGTGTTCGTGTCTGCAGGTGTTCTGATCTACTTTGGCTATGGCATGTGGAACAGCACCCTAGAGATAATGGCGCGTGAAGAGGAGGCCCATGCAAGCACATACCAGTGCTATGACATGGGCGTGGATGACAATTTAGCAGTGGATGATGATCTGTACCCTTCAGGTGACGGGGGGCAGCGCCAAAGCTGGGGCTCCCATGGGCACCAGAAACAGCAATGCCAGGAGCAGAGGGAGCCTCAGCCTGATGGCCTGGACAGTGTGGACAACCACAGGACCTCCTCTTCCTTCTCACACAGCAGGGCCAAAAGCAAAGCTGCCAAAGCTGCTCCAGGTTTTGAGGCATTGGTGGTCGACGATGATTTGGATGATCCTTTGGAATGAGAATGTAATTTGAATGTACTTGTCTGCCAACAACTGCAGAACCCTTGGGCTAGGTTGTTATCTCTCtgcaattaatatttattttattcccaTTCCTTGATTTGCAGCCCTTTTTCACTATTGATAGGATAGTCAGACTGGTCAGGATGTGATTTATCTTTTAAATACATCATGAATCTTTTTTGTATCACAGAAATCCAaatatcccctttttttccctatTCATTTAACATTTTGGTCCTTAGTTCTTATTGCATTCAAGTTAGAGTGCTTGTCAGACTCACCAAAATACAGCAGTCTCATGACAACTAGTAATCATTTTAACAGATGGcaaaatagtaaaatatcatACGTCTTGGTATgtcttttattcccatagagtgaaccaatcaacaaacagaatttaaaatcaataaaataaaaaatacaggcatcaaatttagcTAGCCCCCAATCTAAC contains the following coding sequences:
- the LOC127442289 gene encoding probable cationic amino acid transporter; amino-acid sequence: MSGLIGKLDPRRIQWGATWYAFQSRVLRTKPVESMLESTGATGAHGTKLARVLSTVDLVSLGVGSCVGTGMYVVSGLVAKEMAGPGVIVSFIIAAVASILSGVCYAEFGVRVPKTTGSAYTYSYVTVGEFVAFFIGWNLILEYLIGTAAGASALSSMFDSLANHTISGFMINHIGTLNGLGKGEESYPDILALVIAILVTVIVALGVKNSVGFNNVLNVINLVVWVFMMIAGLFFVSGSNWDEGRFLPYGWSGVMQGAATCFYAFIGFDIIATTGEEAKSPNTSIPYAITASLVTCLTAYVSVSVILTLMVPYTEIDTDAPLMEMFSLHGFQTAKYIVAIGSIAGLTVSLLGSLFPLPRVIYAMAGDGLLFRFLANVSTYTETPAVACVVSGFLSALLALLVSLRDLIEMMSIGTLLAYTLVSVCVLLLRYQPEGDIHGFVNFLSEQNAKRKEGVLAECEKEACSPVSEGDDYGGPPSNTCGAKNLPSLSDNEMLIGKPDKSIYTASHPNYGTVDMSSGIESDETDSVYLLKLKKLLGPRYYTMRIRLGLPGKMDRPTVATGRIVTRCVILLFVLIFCFCSLIIFGSSQIAEGQWWAVLLLVVLMLVITLLIFIIIQQPENPKRLPYMAPCVPFVPASAMLVNVYLMLKLSSITWIRFGVWCFVGVLIYFGYGMWNSTLEIMAREEEAHASTYQCYDMGVDDNLAVDDDLYPSGDGGQRQSWGSHGHQKQQCQEQREPQPDGLDSVDNHRTSSSFSHSRAKSKAAKAAPGFEALVVDDDLDDPLE